The Microbacter sp. GSS18 genome has a segment encoding these proteins:
- a CDS encoding shikimate dehydrogenase, which produces MSARATVGRRPAVLVGLIGEGVTPSLTPPMHELEGARHGMSYVYRTIDLDRGQGTEAHVHSLLTAARRLGFTGLNITHPIKQTVMPLLDELTEGARQVGAVNTVVFDGDRMIGHNTDVTGFAEAFTDELDDVARDSVVLVGAGGAGSAVATALRRLGVDELTIVDAAPDRAEALARTVAERTAGGVVQSASLADLPALLARADGVVNATPLGMAAHPGTAFDSALLDERLFVADIVYRPVETELLLAARERGCRVMSGLGMAMHQAADAFEIFTHEPADRRAMLADLESLVAAEATGALATVAPLRGEKQ; this is translated from the coding sequence ATGAGCGCGCGCGCGACCGTCGGGCGACGGCCGGCCGTGCTGGTCGGTCTGATCGGCGAGGGTGTGACGCCGTCGCTCACGCCGCCGATGCACGAGCTCGAAGGAGCCCGGCACGGCATGAGCTACGTGTACCGAACGATCGATCTCGACCGCGGACAGGGCACCGAGGCGCACGTGCACTCGCTGCTGACCGCGGCCCGGCGTCTCGGGTTCACCGGCCTCAACATCACGCATCCGATCAAGCAGACCGTGATGCCGCTGCTGGATGAGCTGACCGAGGGTGCGCGGCAGGTCGGCGCCGTCAACACCGTCGTCTTCGACGGCGACCGCATGATCGGCCACAACACCGACGTCACAGGATTCGCCGAGGCCTTCACCGACGAGCTCGACGACGTCGCCCGCGACTCGGTCGTGCTGGTCGGCGCCGGGGGTGCGGGGTCGGCGGTCGCGACGGCGCTGCGGCGGCTCGGCGTCGACGAGCTGACCATCGTCGACGCCGCGCCCGACCGGGCGGAGGCGCTCGCGCGCACCGTGGCCGAGCGCACCGCCGGGGGTGTCGTGCAGTCGGCCTCGCTGGCCGACCTGCCCGCGCTCCTGGCCCGAGCCGACGGGGTAGTCAACGCGACCCCCCTGGGGATGGCCGCGCATCCCGGAACCGCGTTCGACAGCGCGCTGCTGGACGAGCGGCTCTTCGTCGCCGACATCGTCTACCGACCCGTTGAGACCGAACTGCTGCTCGCAGCGCGTGAGCGCGGATGCCGCGTCATGTCGGGACTGGGCATGGCGATGCACCAGGCCGCCGACGCCTTCGAGATCTTCACCCATGAACCTGCAGACCGGCGGGCGATGCTCGCCGATCTCGAAAGCCTGGTCGCTGCCGAGGCGACCGGGGCCCTTGCCACCGTGGCACCCCTGAGAGGAGAGAAGCAATGA
- a CDS encoding FMN-dependent NADH-azoreductase, producing the protein MSKLLVIRAHPLNSDRSRSMRLTDEFLKVYTEAHPGDDIIDQNLYEIAIPEIDLDLFSAWRKLGEGTPFVRLDDVEQSKITLFEGYTTQFLNMDKIVIANPLWNLQVPTRLKAWIDCITVAGKTFRYNAQGEAEGLVHGKKALHIQAAGGVFNSQDPASQYLRTMLGFIGIEDFTEIAAEGMDHDPARADDIMAAALTKVQEAAATF; encoded by the coding sequence GTGTCCAAGCTGCTCGTTATCCGCGCCCACCCGCTCAACTCGGACCGCTCCCGCTCCATGCGCCTGACGGATGAGTTCCTGAAGGTCTATACCGAGGCGCACCCCGGCGACGACATCATCGATCAGAACCTCTACGAGATCGCGATCCCCGAGATCGACCTCGACCTGTTCAGCGCGTGGCGCAAGCTCGGCGAGGGCACGCCGTTCGTCCGCCTCGACGACGTCGAGCAGAGCAAGATCACGCTGTTCGAGGGATACACGACGCAGTTCCTGAACATGGACAAGATCGTCATCGCCAACCCGCTGTGGAACCTGCAGGTGCCCACCCGCCTGAAGGCGTGGATCGACTGCATCACCGTCGCGGGGAAGACGTTCCGCTACAACGCGCAGGGCGAGGCCGAGGGGCTGGTACACGGCAAGAAGGCGCTGCACATCCAGGCGGCCGGCGGTGTGTTCAACTCGCAGGACCCGGCGAGCCAGTACCTGCGCACGATGCTCGGCTTCATCGGCATCGAGGACTTCACGGAGATCGCCGCGGAGGGCATGGACCACGACCCCGCCCGCGCCGACGACATCATGGCCGCCGCGCTGACGAAGGTGCAGGAGGCCGCGGCGACCTTCTGA
- a CDS encoding aldo/keto reductase, with protein sequence MILNENYTLANGVEIPKLGLGTWMIDDDSVVDAVKTAIELGYRHIDTAQAYQNERGVGEGVRAGGVAREDIFVTTKLAAEAKSYDDAAKGVDASLEALGFDHIDLLIIHSPHPWTEFRGEKTYFEENRQVWKALEEAYTAGKVRAIGLSNFEQADIENILEGATVKPMVNQILAHISNTPHELIEYTQAQGILVEAYSPVAHGELLKNEQVQALAAKYGVSVPQLSIRYDLQLGLLPLPKTATPAHMKSNAELDFVISDEDMEFLKNIDRIEDYGDASIMPVFGGKL encoded by the coding sequence ATGATCCTGAACGAGAACTACACCCTGGCCAACGGCGTCGAGATCCCGAAGCTCGGCCTCGGCACCTGGATGATCGACGACGACAGCGTCGTGGACGCCGTCAAGACGGCGATCGAGCTCGGCTACCGCCACATCGACACCGCGCAGGCCTACCAGAACGAGCGCGGCGTCGGCGAAGGCGTGCGCGCCGGCGGCGTCGCCCGCGAGGACATCTTCGTCACCACGAAGCTCGCCGCGGAGGCGAAGTCCTACGACGACGCCGCCAAGGGCGTCGACGCGTCCCTCGAGGCCCTGGGCTTCGACCACATCGACCTGCTCATCATCCACAGCCCGCACCCGTGGACCGAGTTCCGCGGCGAGAAGACCTACTTCGAGGAGAACCGCCAGGTCTGGAAGGCGCTCGAAGAGGCCTACACCGCCGGCAAGGTGCGCGCGATCGGCCTGTCGAACTTCGAGCAGGCCGACATCGAGAACATCCTCGAGGGCGCGACCGTGAAGCCCATGGTCAACCAGATCCTCGCGCACATCAGCAACACCCCGCACGAGCTGATCGAGTACACGCAGGCGCAGGGCATCCTCGTCGAGGCGTACTCGCCCGTCGCACACGGCGAGCTGCTGAAGAACGAGCAGGTCCAGGCGCTGGCTGCCAAGTACGGCGTCTCGGTGCCGCAGCTGTCGATCCGCTACGACCTGCAGCTCGGCCTCCTGCCGCTGCCGAAGACGGCCACCCCGGCTCACATGAAGAGCAACGCCGAGCTGGACTTCGTCATCTCGGACGAGGACATGGAGTTCCTGAAGAACATCGACCGGATCGAGGACTACGGCGACGCCAGCATCATGCCGGTGTTCGGCGGCAAGCTCTGA
- a CDS encoding DctP family TRAP transporter solute-binding subunit, giving the protein MTARRNKRTMWIALAAAPALMLVGCTSGGGDADSGTGTGDETEVRTLQLAHSYTEEQPQHACGAQVIADEVAAADVGLEIEIFPASQLGGDADRIALVASGDIDMDIQGASALGAVYEPISVLDSAYAFDDADHLAAFMASDESAVLVDGFKEASGVQTIGVWSAGERHFTANTPIRTPADLEGVRMRFPGSPQYLMNAEALGADATEVAYEELYLALQQGTVDGQENPITNILAQSFYEVQDYLSLSAHQLNTNLVIMSPVWDELTEEQQEALTTATENAVTSVTACIEEEAEATLDEWRNGDDWEVIEDVDREAFQERTVAYFEENFTGESLEVFQAIRATAG; this is encoded by the coding sequence ATGACTGCACGACGCAACAAGCGAACGATGTGGATCGCTCTGGCCGCAGCACCGGCACTGATGCTGGTCGGCTGCACGTCGGGCGGCGGTGACGCCGACAGCGGCACCGGCACCGGAGATGAGACAGAGGTCCGGACGCTGCAGCTGGCCCACAGCTACACCGAGGAGCAGCCCCAGCACGCGTGTGGCGCACAGGTGATCGCGGACGAGGTGGCCGCGGCGGATGTCGGTCTGGAGATCGAGATCTTCCCCGCCAGTCAGCTCGGCGGCGACGCGGACCGCATCGCACTCGTCGCCTCGGGCGACATCGACATGGACATCCAGGGCGCGTCGGCCCTGGGCGCGGTCTACGAGCCGATCAGCGTGCTCGACTCGGCGTACGCCTTCGACGACGCCGACCACCTGGCGGCGTTCATGGCCAGCGACGAGTCGGCCGTGCTCGTCGACGGCTTCAAGGAGGCGTCGGGAGTCCAGACGATCGGCGTCTGGTCGGCCGGTGAGCGTCACTTCACCGCGAACACGCCGATCCGCACCCCCGCGGACCTCGAGGGCGTGCGCATGCGCTTCCCGGGTTCGCCGCAGTACCTCATGAACGCCGAGGCGCTGGGCGCCGACGCGACCGAGGTCGCCTACGAGGAGCTGTACCTGGCGCTGCAGCAGGGCACCGTGGACGGGCAGGAGAACCCGATCACGAACATCCTGGCGCAGAGCTTCTACGAGGTGCAGGACTACCTGAGCCTGTCGGCCCACCAGCTCAACACCAACCTGGTGATCATGAGCCCGGTGTGGGACGAGCTCACCGAGGAGCAGCAGGAGGCGCTGACCACCGCGACCGAGAACGCTGTGACCAGCGTCACGGCGTGCATCGAGGAGGAGGCCGAGGCGACGCTCGACGAGTGGCGCAACGGCGACGACTGGGAGGTCATCGAGGACGTCGACCGCGAGGCGTTCCAGGAGCGCACGGTCGCCTACTTCGAGGAGAACTTCACCGGTGAGTCGCTCGAGGTCTTCCAGGCCATCCGCGCGACCGCGGGCTGA
- a CDS encoding TRAP transporter large permease, with protein MTLALLGIAIAILLFLRVPVAFAFLGPALVYMVIEGQSTGNALRIVSNAAASFPLLAVPLFVFLGSLANHAGIADRLFRFALAALARVRGSLGYVAVGTSVGFSWMSGSAVADAAALGKVQIPAMLANGYSRRFATGVSATSSLIAPIMPPSIPAVIYAGLAAASTGALFAASVIPALAMAVGLCIVVAVLVQRNPNIRRGKFDKAELLASTKGVILPMVTPFIILGGILGGFFTPTEAAAVGVVYIIFVGIVQRSLTLAHFLQALKETVMITAGIMLIVASASLLGYILARERLPQMLTELIFSVTDNPTVFLALAALLMLVLGTVIDATAILVLVVPILAPIAASFGIDAIPLGVLLIASLMIGLLTPPVGTVLFITASVSETPVGEVFRGALPFLIPAVLVTLSIVLFPDAVLWLPQVLGL; from the coding sequence ATGACCCTCGCGCTCCTGGGCATCGCCATCGCGATCCTGCTGTTCCTGCGGGTTCCGGTTGCGTTCGCCTTCCTCGGCCCCGCCCTGGTCTACATGGTCATCGAGGGCCAGTCGACCGGCAACGCGCTGCGCATCGTCTCGAACGCCGCCGCCAGCTTCCCCCTCCTCGCCGTCCCCCTCTTCGTCTTCCTCGGGTCGCTCGCCAACCACGCCGGCATCGCCGACCGGCTGTTCCGCTTCGCGCTCGCCGCGCTCGCCAGGGTGCGGGGGAGCCTCGGGTACGTCGCGGTGGGCACGAGCGTCGGCTTCTCGTGGATGAGCGGCTCAGCCGTGGCCGATGCCGCGGCGCTCGGCAAGGTTCAGATCCCGGCCATGCTCGCCAACGGCTACAGCCGTCGCTTCGCGACGGGGGTCTCGGCGACCTCGTCCCTCATCGCCCCGATCATGCCGCCGAGCATCCCCGCGGTGATCTACGCGGGGCTGGCCGCGGCGTCGACGGGCGCGCTGTTCGCCGCGTCGGTCATCCCGGCTCTCGCCATGGCCGTGGGCCTGTGCATCGTCGTGGCCGTCCTCGTGCAGCGCAACCCCAACATCCGCCGCGGCAAGTTCGACAAGGCCGAGCTCCTCGCGTCGACGAAGGGCGTCATCCTCCCGATGGTGACGCCGTTCATCATCCTCGGCGGCATCCTGGGCGGGTTCTTCACCCCGACCGAGGCGGCGGCCGTCGGGGTCGTCTACATCATCTTCGTGGGCATCGTGCAGCGCTCGCTCACGCTGGCCCACTTCCTCCAGGCCCTCAAAGAGACGGTGATGATCACGGCGGGCATCATGCTCATCGTCGCCTCGGCGTCGCTGCTGGGGTACATCCTCGCCCGTGAGCGGCTGCCGCAGATGCTCACCGAGCTCATCTTCTCGGTGACGGACAACCCAACGGTCTTCCTCGCGCTCGCCGCACTCCTCATGCTGGTGCTCGGAACCGTGATCGACGCGACCGCGATCCTCGTGCTCGTGGTGCCGATCCTTGCGCCGATCGCCGCGAGCTTCGGCATCGACGCGATCCCGCTCGGCGTGCTGCTGATCGCCTCGCTCATGATCGGTCTGCTGACCCCTCCGGTGGGAACGGTGCTGTTCATCACGGCATCCGTATCGGAGACGCCCGTGGGCGAGGTCTTCCGCGGCGCGCTCCCGTTCCTGATCCCCGCCGTCCTCGTCACGCTCTCGATCGTGCTGTTCCCCGACGCCGTGCTGTGGCTCCCGCAGGTGCTGGGACTATGA
- a CDS encoding TetR/AcrR family transcriptional regulator, with amino-acid sequence MSEAPVRVRDAERTRAELLEVATKAFAESGYSGTRVDDIAERTRTTKRMIYYYFGGKEQLYVAVLENAYSGIRDVEQAQHVADLPPVDAVRRIAETTYDHHRSHSDFIRLVSIENIHRGEFIRRIDSLRDVNQPAVGVLEDVLERGRADGSIRDDVDALDVHLLISSYCFFQVSNQYTFGYLFDRDLMAPERRDHLRTMIGDVVVAWLTEPTRR; translated from the coding sequence GTGAGTGAGGCCCCCGTCCGCGTCCGCGACGCCGAGCGCACGCGCGCCGAGCTCCTCGAGGTGGCGACCAAGGCCTTCGCCGAATCCGGGTACTCGGGCACCCGCGTCGACGACATCGCCGAGCGCACCCGCACGACCAAGCGGATGATCTACTACTACTTCGGCGGCAAGGAGCAGCTGTACGTCGCGGTGCTCGAGAACGCCTACAGCGGCATCCGAGACGTCGAGCAGGCGCAGCACGTCGCCGATCTGCCGCCGGTGGACGCCGTGCGGCGCATCGCCGAGACCACGTACGACCACCACCGCAGCCACAGCGACTTCATCCGGCTCGTGTCGATCGAGAACATCCATCGCGGCGAGTTCATCCGCCGCATCGACTCCCTGCGCGACGTCAATCAGCCGGCTGTCGGGGTGCTCGAGGACGTGCTCGAGCGGGGGCGCGCCGACGGCAGCATCCGCGACGATGTCGACGCCCTCGACGTGCATCTGCTCATCAGCTCGTACTGCTTCTTCCAGGTGTCGAACCAGTACACCTTCGGCTACCTCTTCGATCGCGACCTCATGGCACCCGAGCGGCGCGACCATCTGCGGACGATGATCGGCGACGTGGTCGTCGCGTGGCTCACCGAGCCGACGCGTCGCTGA
- a CDS encoding nuclear transport factor 2 family protein, with protein sequence MTAADRLPIPDELRDRIADYPRVASTGDVEATGAYLTDDFSIVFVRPDEQVVTKAGWLALLPEIETRDYRVLNEVITRSAAGFATHHVLVHMDTTMRGVERAGEFAMTDVWTLGEDDVWRLWQRHSVPLAATTLPV encoded by the coding sequence ATGACCGCTGCCGACCGACTGCCCATTCCCGACGAGCTCCGTGACCGCATTGCGGACTACCCACGGGTGGCGAGCACCGGCGACGTCGAAGCGACCGGCGCCTACCTGACCGACGACTTCTCCATCGTCTTCGTCCGTCCCGACGAGCAGGTGGTGACCAAGGCGGGATGGCTCGCCCTGCTCCCCGAGATCGAGACGCGGGACTACCGGGTCCTGAACGAAGTGATCACCCGGTCGGCGGCCGGGTTCGCGACCCACCACGTGCTCGTGCACATGGACACGACGATGCGCGGCGTCGAGCGAGCCGGCGAGTTCGCCATGACCGACGTCTGGACCCTGGGTGAGGACGACGTCTGGCGGCTGTGGCAGCGTCACTCGGTGCCGCTGGCCGCGACGACGCTTCCGGTCTGA
- a CDS encoding dienelactone hydrolase family protein yields MTEVLLYHHIQGLTDGVRAFADDLRRAGHTVHTPDLFDGRTFATIEEGFAFAQDAGFDTIRERGAAEAEAFGRDTVYAGLSFGVMVAQRLAQTRAGARGAVLLHSCIPVSEFGDSWPAGVPVQIHGMVDDEFFDEDLPAARELVESAADAELFLYAGDRHLFTDSSLDAYDPEAAALVGERVRSFLARL; encoded by the coding sequence ATGACCGAGGTTCTGCTCTACCACCACATCCAGGGGCTGACCGACGGGGTGAGGGCGTTCGCCGACGACCTGCGTCGGGCCGGTCACACCGTCCACACTCCCGACCTCTTCGACGGCCGGACCTTCGCCACCATCGAGGAGGGATTCGCCTTCGCCCAGGATGCCGGGTTCGACACGATCCGCGAGCGCGGAGCGGCGGAGGCCGAGGCATTCGGCCGTGACACCGTCTACGCAGGGCTCTCCTTCGGAGTCATGGTCGCTCAGCGCCTCGCCCAGACCCGCGCCGGCGCGCGCGGAGCGGTGCTGCTGCACTCCTGCATCCCGGTCTCGGAGTTCGGGGACAGCTGGCCTGCCGGTGTTCCGGTGCAGATCCATGGGATGGTCGACGATGAGTTCTTCGACGAGGATCTGCCGGCGGCCCGCGAGCTGGTCGAGTCGGCCGCGGATGCCGAACTCTTCCTCTATGCCGGCGATCGGCATCTGTTCACGGACTCGTCGCTCGACGCCTACGACCCCGAGGCCGCTGCGCTGGTCGGGGAGCGCGTGCGATCGTTCCTCGCGCGTCTCTGA
- a CDS encoding Gfo/Idh/MocA family oxidoreductase: protein MRLAVLGSGQIVADFLPHAADVPGMELAAICGRPSAKDKLERMAEQFGIPRVHLDLAACLADDTVDTVWIAVPNSLHAEYARAALAAGKNVICEKPFVLREDELAELRAMAAERDLILVEAITTQYLANYRWIRDNIDRVGDVRVIQCDYSQYSSRYDAFRAGTVLPAFDPAQGGGALMDIGIYTIHFVVGLLGRPLSVRYMANMDRGVDTSGVLVLEYDACTAVCVCAKDSDGPIRSKIQGTGGWIVAEGSPNVMARVEAKVRGADAETIDLSVHPHRMVEEFRAFERMIREHDVAERDRRLDHSEAVLTVATEALASAGIRLGA, encoded by the coding sequence ATGAGACTCGCCGTGCTGGGTTCCGGCCAGATCGTGGCGGACTTCCTGCCGCATGCCGCCGACGTCCCGGGAATGGAGCTCGCCGCCATCTGCGGCCGGCCGTCCGCGAAGGACAAGCTCGAGCGCATGGCCGAGCAGTTCGGCATCCCCCGGGTCCATCTCGATCTGGCTGCGTGCCTGGCGGACGACACCGTCGACACGGTGTGGATCGCGGTCCCCAATTCGCTCCACGCCGAGTACGCGCGCGCGGCGCTGGCGGCGGGGAAGAACGTCATCTGCGAGAAGCCCTTCGTACTGCGCGAGGACGAGCTCGCCGAGCTTCGAGCGATGGCCGCCGAGCGCGACCTCATCCTCGTCGAGGCGATCACGACCCAGTACCTCGCCAACTACCGCTGGATCCGAGACAACATCGACCGGGTCGGCGATGTGCGGGTGATCCAATGCGACTACTCGCAGTACTCCTCGCGCTACGACGCGTTCCGCGCGGGTACCGTGCTGCCGGCCTTCGATCCCGCCCAGGGTGGCGGCGCGCTGATGGACATCGGCATCTACACGATCCACTTCGTCGTGGGGCTGCTGGGGCGGCCGCTGTCGGTCCGCTACATGGCGAACATGGATCGCGGCGTCGACACGTCGGGCGTGCTGGTGCTCGAGTACGACGCCTGCACGGCGGTGTGCGTGTGCGCGAAGGACTCCGACGGCCCCATCCGCTCGAAGATCCAGGGCACCGGCGGCTGGATCGTCGCCGAGGGCTCGCCCAACGTCATGGCCCGCGTCGAGGCGAAGGTGCGAGGTGCGGATGCCGAGACGATCGACCTGTCGGTGCACCCGCACCGCATGGTGGAGGAGTTCCGTGCGTTCGAGCGGATGATCCGCGAGCACGACGTCGCCGAGCGCGATCGGCGACTCGATCACAGCGAGGCCGTGCTGACGGTGGCGACAGAGGCGCTCGCCTCCGCCGGGATCCGCCTGGGCGCGTGA